Proteins encoded within one genomic window of Formosa agariphila KMM 3901:
- a CDS encoding amidohydrolase: MKNSLLLILGLILFSCNDNERKHIENKASVYYGGDIITMAGDSPEYVDALVIRDGKIEFAGESSKAMEIAGSGHKMINLEGKTLLPGFIDGHAHFASFSSQAIGAQILPSPDAQADDIPKLIEILKAWNTPENRALTGWIFGMGFDDSVLKEKRFPTKEDLDQVSTETPIMIIHISGHFAALNSKALELLDITANTKDPEGGIIRRLPNTTEPNGVLEELAAIPLYAKALTPASKEALLQFMTAGQEMALSYGYTTAQEGRAMEQHDLLAEFAENNFWKLDVVSYVDYMFTDPLESKWYSQDYTNHYRVGGMKVTLDGSPQGRTAWRTIPYLLPPDGADKNYLGYPAIPNDADVTAIYEKAFANNYQVLTHANGDAAMDQMIRTMKPLAEKYGNDNRRNVLIHGQYVRDDQLDAFKDLNVITSLFPLHTFYWGDWHKEIIGDSLGNRISPVKTALNKGLNISIHTDAPVALPNLMRVVWTAVQRTSRSGQIIGETERLSPFEALKAITIWSAYQHFEEQNKGTLEPGKLADLVILDNNPLKVDPATIKDIQVVETIKEGHTVYRR, translated from the coding sequence ATGAAAAACAGCTTGCTATTAATTTTAGGACTTATTCTGTTCTCTTGCAATGACAATGAAAGAAAACACATAGAAAATAAGGCTTCCGTTTATTATGGAGGAGACATTATAACTATGGCTGGAGATTCTCCCGAATATGTAGATGCTTTGGTTATAAGAGATGGCAAAATAGAATTTGCAGGTGAATCTAGTAAAGCCATGGAAATTGCGGGTTCTGGGCATAAAATGATTAATCTTGAAGGCAAAACATTATTACCTGGTTTTATTGATGGTCATGCACATTTCGCTAGTTTTTCTTCGCAAGCTATTGGTGCACAAATATTACCATCGCCAGATGCTCAAGCAGATGATATTCCTAAATTAATTGAAATTCTTAAAGCTTGGAATACTCCTGAAAACAGAGCCCTTACAGGGTGGATATTCGGAATGGGATTTGACGATTCGGTGCTTAAAGAAAAACGATTCCCTACAAAAGAAGACTTAGACCAAGTGAGTACAGAAACACCTATTATGATTATTCATATTTCTGGGCATTTTGCAGCTCTAAACTCTAAAGCTCTTGAACTTTTAGATATAACAGCCAATACTAAAGATCCTGAAGGCGGTATTATTAGAAGACTGCCAAATACTACAGAGCCTAATGGCGTTTTAGAAGAACTGGCAGCCATTCCACTATATGCTAAGGCGCTAACGCCTGCGTCTAAAGAGGCATTACTGCAGTTCATGACAGCCGGACAAGAGATGGCTCTATCTTATGGATACACCACCGCTCAAGAAGGACGTGCCATGGAACAACACGATTTGTTAGCAGAATTTGCCGAAAATAACTTTTGGAAACTCGATGTAGTGTCTTATGTAGATTATATGTTTACAGATCCTTTAGAATCTAAATGGTATTCTCAAGACTATACAAATCACTATCGCGTTGGCGGAATGAAAGTCACTTTAGATGGCTCCCCACAAGGAAGAACAGCTTGGAGAACTATCCCTTATTTACTGCCTCCAGATGGTGCCGATAAAAACTACTTAGGATATCCTGCCATTCCAAATGATGCAGATGTTACAGCCATTTACGAAAAAGCCTTTGCTAATAATTATCAGGTTTTAACTCACGCTAATGGAGATGCGGCCATGGATCAAATGATACGAACCATGAAGCCTTTAGCCGAAAAATATGGTAACGATAATCGTAGAAATGTCTTAATCCATGGGCAATATGTTAGAGACGATCAATTGGATGCATTTAAAGATTTAAATGTAATTACCTCTTTATTTCCGTTACATACTTTTTATTGGGGCGATTGGCATAAAGAGATTATAGGAGATTCGTTAGGAAACAGAATTAGTCCGGTTAAAACAGCTCTTAATAAAGGTCTAAATATCTCGATTCATACAGATGCACCTGTAGCATTACCTAACTTAATGCGAGTTGTTTGGACAGCTGTACAACGCACCTCACGATCTGGACAAATTATAGGAGAAACGGAACGACTTTCTCCTTTTGAAGCCTTAAAAGCCATTACAATTTGGTCTGCCTATCAACACTTTGAAGAACAGAATAAAGGGACTTTAGAGCCAGGAAAATTAGCAGATTTAGTCATTTTAGATAATAACCCTCTTAAGGTAGATCCTGCTACAATAAAAGATATTCAAGTTGTTGAAACCATAAAAGAAGGACATACTGTTTATAGAAGATAA
- a CDS encoding alpha/beta hydrolase — protein sequence MTQKIIHYPEIYLLDESKDEDFIHTSGIVQFASFSWINMIPESIVVGIGNVDRKKDFTYPSQNKLDQKEFPTSGKSKSFIAFIQNEFQPFIDSTYSTTSTKIIIELSLGGLLATEILFKKPELFENYLIVNPSLW from the coding sequence ATTACTCAAAAGATAATACACTATCCTGAAATTTATTTACTCGACGAATCCAAAGATGAAGATTTTATACATACTTCTGGAATAGTTCAGTTCGCTTCATTTTCTTGGATTAACATGATTCCGGAATCTATTGTTGTTGGAATTGGAAATGTAGACCGAAAAAAAGATTTTACATATCCTTCCCAAAACAAACTTGACCAAAAAGAATTTCCAACATCTGGAAAATCTAAAAGTTTTATTGCTTTTATACAAAATGAATTTCAACCATTTATCGATTCTACTTACAGCACAACATCAACCAAAATCATTATAGAACTATCATTAGGCGGATTATTAGCTACAGAAATTCTATTCAAAAAACCTGAACTTTTTGAAAACTATCTTATAGTGAACCCAAGTTTATGGTGA
- a CDS encoding PLDc N-terminal domain-containing protein encodes MFIWQALILISIGLWIFCLIDILRNQFQKNDKVIWALVVILLPLLGSLLYLFIGKSKKLKLN; translated from the coding sequence TTGTTTATTTGGCAAGCTTTAATATTAATTTCTATTGGACTTTGGATTTTTTGTTTAATTGACATTTTAAGAAATCAGTTTCAGAAAAACGACAAAGTTATTTGGGCTTTGGTTGTTATATTACTTCCACTTTTAGGTTCACTTTTATATTTATTTATTGGAAAAAGTAAAAAATTAAAACTGAATTAA
- a CDS encoding IS110 family RNA-guided transposase: protein MNKDIKYFGIDISHLVFDVTDSDGNYYQFKNTISGFKKFTKLLDLDSHCVMEATGYYHYQLAYYLLELGIKVSVENPLAVKRFIQMKLSKIKTDKSDSKLVCEYAKQVDLKPWEGQSKHQTECLQMTRLLTVYTKQSTMLKNKIHGEAVLGNPSKAVVSSIKRSLKHVLKEIKTLEDKLMVLVKEVHQDVLTRLKSIPGIGNKTALMLVVLTDGFERFTSGSELCSYAGLTPVVRKSGSSVNGRSRISKIGNQKLRNLLFMCSFNACKYNKACRDIYERIVAKGKSKKLALIAVCNKLLKQAFAIAKSGLIYDDSYRSTLVKS from the coding sequence ATGAATAAAGATATTAAATATTTTGGAATTGATATTAGCCATTTAGTTTTTGATGTGACAGATTCAGATGGCAATTACTACCAATTTAAAAACACAATTTCTGGCTTTAAAAAATTCACAAAACTCTTAGATTTGGATAGTCATTGTGTTATGGAAGCCACGGGATACTACCACTATCAATTGGCCTATTATTTACTAGAATTAGGGATAAAAGTATCAGTAGAAAACCCTTTAGCTGTTAAACGCTTTATCCAGATGAAGTTGTCTAAGATCAAGACCGATAAGAGTGATTCTAAACTTGTTTGTGAATATGCAAAACAAGTAGATTTAAAGCCCTGGGAAGGTCAATCCAAACATCAAACAGAATGTCTTCAAATGACCAGACTCCTTACTGTGTATACAAAACAGAGTACTATGCTGAAGAATAAAATACATGGTGAAGCCGTTTTAGGAAATCCTAGCAAAGCAGTTGTAAGTTCTATTAAACGAAGCTTAAAACACGTTTTAAAAGAAATCAAAACTTTAGAAGATAAACTGATGGTATTAGTTAAAGAAGTCCACCAGGATGTATTAACTCGCTTAAAAAGCATACCAGGAATTGGAAATAAAACGGCATTGATGCTTGTGGTTCTTACGGATGGTTTTGAGCGTTTTACAAGCGGTAGTGAACTCTGCAGTTATGCTGGATTAACTCCTGTAGTTAGAAAGAGTGGTAGCAGTGTAAATGGACGTAGTAGAATAAGTAAAATAGGAAATCAAAAGCTTCGTAATTTATTATTTATGTGCAGTTTTAATGCCTGTAAATACAACAAAGCATGCAGAGATATTTATGAACGAATTGTAGCAAAAGGGAAGAGTAAAAAACTAGCTTTAATAGCTGTGTGTAATAAGCTTCTAAAACAGGCTTTTGCTATCGCAAAATCTGGTTTAATATATGATGATTCTTATCGAAGTACTTTAGTGAAAAGTTAA
- a CDS encoding DUF4145 domain-containing protein, whose protein sequence is MTENEEHKEMNFCPTCNSVVETKIIFTYTAEREMNDEMFGNTTEISLSKCLKCQNPFLKQNHYQIVEGEFYPNSEIQFFPNTENIAIKNCPKIVFNPYKEALKCYRAHAYDACVIMCRKGIEAICMDKGEIKGNLATKLKNLNSKGILENTLYSWANELRLIGNDGAHSHDQIVDQQDAKEAIDFFDALITYLYHLVNQYEELIKRRKK, encoded by the coding sequence ATGACCGAAAACGAGGAACATAAAGAAATGAATTTTTGTCCGACTTGCAATTCTGTAGTCGAAACAAAAATTATTTTCACATATACTGCCGAACGTGAAATGAACGATGAAATGTTTGGAAACACTACTGAAATTTCATTGAGTAAGTGCTTGAAATGTCAAAATCCGTTTCTAAAACAAAATCATTATCAAATTGTCGAGGGAGAATTTTATCCGAATAGTGAAATTCAATTCTTTCCAAATACAGAAAACATAGCGATTAAAAATTGTCCGAAAATTGTATTTAACCCTTATAAAGAAGCTTTGAAATGTTATCGTGCGCACGCATATGACGCTTGTGTCATAATGTGTCGGAAAGGAATAGAAGCAATCTGTATGGACAAAGGAGAAATTAAAGGAAATCTCGCAACTAAACTGAAAAATCTAAATTCAAAAGGAATTTTAGAAAATACTCTATATAGTTGGGCGAACGAATTGAGACTAATCGGAAACGATGGAGCACATTCGCACGACCAAATTGTTGACCAACAAGATGCGAAAGAAGCGATTGATTTTTTTGACGCCTTAATAACTTATTTATATCATTTAGTAAACCAATACGAGGAATTAATTAAACGTCGGAAAAAATAA
- the xerA gene encoding site-specific tyrosine recombinase/integron integrase has protein sequence MEHGRSITLKHLFIKNKKYIGLQYSSDKIIDALIKQLADIKWSDEFNMAYVLNTNENLNSIFDTFRGIAWINSRYFFDQKPIHENNEPMDITWFRKRVVPNSYRLCPSTYLDKLELKKYANNTVKSYILAFEKFINYYKSKPLLEINENDVRQYILSLIHENKSDSYVNIAINSIKFYYETVLGMPNRFYKIERPRKAKKLPKILSKADVLKVIDHTNNLKHKCIVSLLYSSGIRRSELVNLKISDIDSIRMLIRIESAKGKKDRYTLLSYQLLKELREYYKQWKPKTYIIEGLPGQQYSAQSIGRIVVNAAKKAGLRNTVTPHILRHSFATHLLESGVDIRQIQVLLGHSSTKTTEIYTHVATTTFKKIINPLDN, from the coding sequence ATGGAGCATGGAAGAAGTATTACATTAAAGCATCTTTTTATTAAAAACAAAAAGTACATCGGACTACAATACAGTTCGGATAAAATTATAGATGCTCTAATAAAACAATTGGCAGACATTAAGTGGAGTGACGAATTTAATATGGCTTACGTTTTAAATACAAATGAAAACCTTAATAGCATTTTCGACACTTTTAGAGGCATTGCGTGGATAAATTCTAGATATTTTTTCGACCAAAAACCAATACATGAAAACAATGAACCCATGGATATTACGTGGTTTAGGAAACGTGTAGTACCTAACTCTTATCGGCTGTGTCCATCAACTTATTTAGATAAATTAGAATTAAAAAAATATGCAAATAATACTGTTAAAAGTTATATTCTGGCGTTTGAAAAATTTATAAATTACTATAAGTCAAAACCATTATTGGAGATAAATGAAAATGATGTTAGGCAGTATATTCTATCGCTAATTCATGAAAACAAATCGGACTCTTATGTTAATATAGCCATTAATAGTATTAAGTTTTATTATGAAACTGTACTAGGAATGCCAAATCGGTTTTATAAAATAGAACGTCCTAGGAAAGCTAAAAAGTTACCCAAAATACTATCGAAAGCAGATGTATTAAAAGTAATAGACCATACAAATAATTTGAAACACAAATGCATAGTGAGTTTATTGTATTCGTCTGGTATACGAAGAAGTGAATTAGTCAATTTAAAAATTTCGGATATAGATAGTATAAGAATGCTTATTCGTATAGAATCTGCAAAAGGTAAAAAAGACAGATACACACTTTTATCTTATCAGTTACTAAAAGAATTACGAGAATATTACAAACAATGGAAACCCAAAACATATATAATTGAAGGTTTGCCAGGGCAACAATATTCTGCTCAGAGTATAGGACGGATAGTAGTTAATGCCGCTAAAAAAGCAGGATTACGAAACACAGTAACCCCACATATATTAAGGCACAGTTTTGCAACACATTTGCTAGAATCTGGTGTAGATATTAGACAGATTCAAGTTCTACTAGGCCATAGTTCTACAAAAACCACAGAAATTTACACACACGTTGCCACAACAACCTTTAAAAAAATTATAAATCCATTAGACAATTAA
- a CDS encoding YheT family hydrolase has translation MPIISQSKYQAPRLVHRNPHFSTIYAAKIKHVDTPNYKTEILELSDGDFLNIDYSIKSLKKAVILCHGLEGDSRRTYNNSCANYFLERDFSVIAWNNRTCGGHMNRLPQMYHHGSIEDLDAVVQFAFSQGIASVYIIGYSMGGAQVLNYLGKQKLDSRIKAAVAVSAPTHIRTCSDTLKVGFNKVYLNTFKKGIVNKLKQKVIQFPELANTDKINALHSFAEIDDYFTAPMHGFTDKDDYYEKVSPEFILKNITTPVLIINALDDPFLGERCYPNSIAENSKYVYLETPKYGGHCAFPLKDSKQSYAEVRAFDFFNERSFKK, from the coding sequence ATGCCAATAATTTCACAATCAAAATACCAAGCTCCTAGATTAGTCCATAGAAATCCGCATTTTTCTACCATATATGCCGCCAAAATTAAACATGTAGACACACCAAATTACAAGACAGAAATATTAGAGTTAAGTGATGGCGATTTCCTAAACATCGACTACAGTATTAAAAGCCTGAAGAAAGCCGTTATTTTATGTCACGGATTAGAAGGAGATTCTAGACGCACTTATAATAACAGTTGTGCTAATTATTTTTTAGAACGTGATTTTTCTGTTATTGCATGGAATAATAGAACCTGTGGCGGACACATGAATCGTTTACCACAAATGTATCATCATGGCTCTATAGAAGATTTAGATGCTGTAGTACAATTTGCATTTAGCCAAGGTATAGCATCTGTATATATTATTGGATATTCTATGGGTGGTGCACAAGTTCTAAACTATTTAGGAAAACAAAAGCTTGATTCTCGTATTAAAGCTGCCGTTGCTGTCTCTGCGCCTACGCATATAAGAACATGTTCTGATACTTTAAAAGTCGGATTCAATAAAGTCTATTTAAATACATTTAAAAAAGGAATAGTAAATAAACTGAAACAAAAAGTAATTCAGTTTCCCGAATTAGCAAATACCGATAAAATAAACGCATTACACAGTTTTGCTGAGATTGACGATTATTTTACCGCACCTATGCATGGTTTTACCGACAAGGATGATTATTACGAAAAAGTTTCACCAGAATTTATCCTTAAAAACATTACCACCCCAGTACTTATTATTAATGCTTTAGATGATCCTTTTTTAGGCGAACGTTGTTACCCCAACTCGATTGCGGAAAACAGTAAATATGTCTATTTAGAAACGCCTAAATACGGAGGCCATTGTGCGTTTCCTTTAAAAGATTCTAAACAATCTTATGCTGAAGTTCGTGCTTTCGATTTTTTTAATGAACGTTCTTTTAAAAAGTAA
- a CDS encoding SRPBCC family protein, which produces MAVYQFKREQFFNQSIDVLWEFISSPKNLKTITPDYMGFDIVSKDLPNAMYEGMIINYKVSPVLGIKTTWVTEITHVKNKHYFVDEQRVGPYKIWHHQHFLEETNGGTLMKDIVTYQPPFGILGVLANSIMIKHKLNEIFEYRNTVLNELFGT; this is translated from the coding sequence ATGGCAGTCTATCAATTTAAACGTGAACAATTTTTCAATCAGTCTATAGATGTTTTATGGGAATTTATATCGAGTCCTAAAAACCTAAAAACCATTACACCAGATTATATGGGCTTCGATATTGTATCTAAAGATTTACCAAATGCCATGTACGAAGGGATGATTATTAACTATAAAGTCTCCCCTGTTTTGGGTATTAAAACCACCTGGGTTACAGAAATAACACATGTAAAAAACAAACATTATTTTGTAGACGAACAGCGTGTTGGTCCTTATAAAATTTGGCATCATCAGCATTTTTTAGAAGAAACAAATGGAGGTACTTTAATGAAAGATATTGTAACATATCAGCCGCCTTTCGGCATTTTAGGAGTACTTGCCAATAGCATAATGATTAAGCATAAATTAAATGAAATTTTCGAATATAGAAATACTGTTCTAAACGAATTATTCGGTACTTAG
- a CDS encoding TonB-dependent receptor: MKFFVFIVGLLVPYVLSAQYITGTVTNNNNEPLAGASLHWKNTAIGTTTDINGQFKLTARKIPIKTLIVSYVGYTTQTLDVTDETEINFILEASESLDEVVIESQRDGVIISSLSPIKTELITQTELAKAACCDLAGCFETQTTVQAQTTNVITNSKELRILGLSGVYNQVLINGFPMIQGLTYTYGISSIPGTLVDNIYISKGANSVLQGFESISGQINVETKDPAHTDMLLLNAYINSFSEKHLNANYAFKKGKWSNLTAVSTVQPANAFDKDDDTFLDLPKLTRYTFFNTLKYGNEAHWGWNSELGIRFVNEQRIGGQINFDADTDKGSNEIYGQTVNFNQPEVWSKTGYRMNDQHNFTFYASSFYQNQNSYFGTVKYDAEQTNVFANLQHEFKYGAHSLKSGLSFKHLNIDETVLFTYNDLNRTYDGDYYRNENIVGVFAENTMTLFDDKLTWILGLRVDNHNEFGTKVTPRTLIKYNIAPKTVIRANIGTGWRTVNLFSENVGLLVSSRDIIFKEALEPEQALNTGINITQNFDGENINGFFSADFYHTNFKNQVFPDYDTDPTKAIIENFKGKSISNVFQAEVSLNLYKRYEFKTGYSYLDVYREIDGEKDVLPFNPKHKVVANFGYKPLSNTFRIDVNFHWYGEQRLPDTKSNPVDYRRPDFSEDYAIMNAQFTYNLNRVELYTGCENIFDFRQEQPILSWQDPFGAYFDTSSVWGPTRGREFYLGVRYKIPSK, translated from the coding sequence ATGAAATTTTTTGTATTCATTGTCGGTTTGCTAGTTCCGTATGTTTTGTCGGCTCAATACATTACAGGAACAGTAACCAACAATAATAACGAACCACTTGCTGGAGCCAGTTTACATTGGAAAAACACAGCTATTGGTACGACCACAGATATTAACGGACAGTTTAAACTTACTGCAAGAAAGATTCCAATTAAAACATTAATTGTGAGTTATGTAGGGTATACCACACAAACGCTAGATGTTACCGATGAGACAGAAATAAACTTTATTCTAGAGGCATCGGAGTCTCTAGACGAAGTTGTCATAGAGAGTCAGCGCGATGGTGTTATCATTTCAAGTTTAAGTCCTATTAAAACAGAACTCATTACTCAAACCGAGTTGGCAAAAGCTGCCTGTTGCGATTTGGCAGGCTGTTTTGAAACTCAAACTACCGTACAAGCACAAACCACCAATGTAATTACAAACTCTAAAGAACTTCGTATTCTCGGACTTTCTGGTGTGTATAACCAAGTGCTAATAAATGGTTTTCCAATGATTCAGGGGTTAACTTACACCTACGGTATTAGTAGTATTCCTGGAACTTTGGTCGATAATATTTATATTTCTAAAGGTGCAAATAGTGTGCTACAAGGTTTTGAAAGTATTAGTGGACAAATAAATGTAGAAACTAAAGACCCTGCGCATACAGACATGCTGTTACTTAACGCCTATATTAATAGTTTTTCGGAAAAACACCTGAATGCCAACTATGCCTTTAAAAAAGGAAAATGGAGTAATCTTACCGCTGTGTCAACCGTACAACCTGCGAATGCATTTGATAAGGATGATGATACCTTTTTAGATTTACCAAAACTAACGCGCTATACCTTTTTTAACACGTTGAAATATGGAAATGAAGCACATTGGGGTTGGAATAGCGAATTAGGCATACGCTTTGTTAACGAACAACGTATTGGCGGACAAATTAATTTTGATGCTGATACAGACAAAGGGAGTAACGAAATCTACGGACAAACCGTTAATTTTAATCAGCCAGAAGTGTGGAGTAAAACAGGATATAGAATGAACGACCAACACAATTTTACATTCTATGCTTCTAGTTTTTATCAGAATCAGAACTCTTATTTCGGAACCGTTAAATATGATGCCGAGCAAACCAATGTCTTTGCAAACCTGCAACATGAATTTAAATATGGTGCACATAGTTTAAAATCGGGATTGAGTTTTAAACATTTAAATATCGATGAAACTGTTCTGTTTACATACAACGATTTAAACCGAACTTATGATGGCGATTATTATAGAAACGAGAATATAGTAGGTGTTTTTGCTGAAAATACTATGACTCTTTTCGACGATAAACTGACTTGGATTTTAGGACTTCGTGTAGATAATCATAATGAATTTGGAACTAAAGTTACACCTCGTACTTTAATAAAATACAACATTGCTCCTAAAACAGTTATCCGTGCCAATATTGGTACAGGTTGGCGCACGGTAAATTTATTTAGCGAAAATGTAGGCTTACTGGTGAGTTCTAGAGATATTATTTTTAAAGAAGCATTAGAACCGGAACAAGCCTTGAATACTGGAATTAATATTACACAAAACTTTGACGGCGAAAATATAAATGGATTCTTTAGTGCCGATTTTTATCATACAAATTTTAAGAATCAGGTATTCCCAGATTACGATACAGACCCCACGAAAGCCATTATAGAAAATTTTAAAGGAAAGAGTATTAGTAATGTTTTTCAGGCCGAAGTTTCTCTTAATTTATATAAGCGCTATGAGTTTAAAACGGGATATAGTTATTTAGATGTGTATCGAGAAATTGATGGCGAAAAAGACGTATTACCGTTTAACCCAAAACATAAAGTAGTAGCTAATTTTGGTTACAAACCCTTATCGAATACATTTAGAATAGATGTAAATTTCCATTGGTATGGCGAACAACGTTTACCAGATACAAAAAGTAATCCTGTGGATTATAGACGACCAGATTTTTCTGAAGACTATGCGATTATGAATGCACAATTTACCTATAATTTAAACCGTGTTGAATTGTACACTGGTTGCGAGAATATATTCGACTTTAGACAAGAACAACCCATTTTAAGTTGGCAAGATCCGTTTGGGGCTTATTTCGATACCAGTTCGGTTTGGGGTCCAACACGTGGACGTGAATTTTATTTAGGGGTTCGTTATAAAATTCCGAGTAAATAA
- a CDS encoding DUF6503 family protein → MKNILAISMMSIFTLTSCKEDKKEVKTDLPVTEVVDTTPEFTNKAHELIYEMTQKVGDYSKLMSKKDVVYTYTYQTPDGKTDVTTEKYIFNGELSYGKYTKHERSLAELEGTIEQGYDGNEYWLKHEGKVLTDSVYLKRVAFNRPTNFYWFTMMPKLMDPGVIYEYVKEQTVEGVKYDVVKVSFESTNGKPKDIYQVYINQDTKLVDQFLFTVMDFGKADPLLMQLEYENVDGILLPTKRKYKASNWDAEVTEDPWVLVNWTDITFNNGLTKADFTK, encoded by the coding sequence ATGAAAAACATTTTAGCAATTAGTATGATGTCTATTTTTACTTTAACTTCATGTAAAGAAGACAAGAAAGAAGTTAAGACAGATTTGCCTGTAACGGAAGTTGTAGATACAACGCCAGAATTTACAAATAAAGCACATGAGTTAATTTACGAAATGACTCAGAAAGTTGGAGATTACAGTAAATTAATGAGTAAAAAAGATGTTGTTTATACCTACACCTACCAAACTCCAGATGGTAAAACAGATGTTACTACAGAGAAATATATATTCAATGGCGAATTGTCTTACGGGAAGTACACCAAACACGAAAGATCACTTGCAGAGTTAGAAGGTACTATAGAACAAGGTTACGATGGTAACGAGTATTGGTTAAAGCATGAAGGTAAAGTGCTAACAGATTCTGTGTATTTAAAACGTGTTGCTTTTAATAGACCTACAAACTTTTATTGGTTTACAATGATGCCTAAATTAATGGATCCAGGTGTAATTTACGAGTATGTAAAAGAACAAACTGTGGAAGGCGTAAAATACGATGTTGTAAAAGTATCGTTCGAGTCTACCAATGGAAAACCAAAAGATATCTATCAGGTGTATATTAATCAAGACACTAAACTAGTAGATCAATTCTTATTTACTGTTATGGATTTCGGAAAAGCAGATCCTTTATTAATGCAGTTAGAATACGAGAACGTAGATGGTATATTACTGCCAACAAAACGTAAATATAAAGCGTCTAATTGGGATGCCGAAGTTACAGAAGATCCATGGGTTTTAGTAAATTGGACAGACATTACATTTAATAACGGTTTAACTAAAGCCGATTTTACAAAATAG
- a CDS encoding haloacid dehalogenase type II, translating into MKKAVFFDMNETLLNLSVLKTEFDKHFDDVFVLKYWFTKLLHSSTVMGTMDTYKNFGELADVALENLFFETNTHLSSEVKTEILGAFKKLPAYNDVIPAVKKLREHNIRVIAVSNSSLEMIKEQLTNAGIIEYFDSYYSVDDVKKYKPFKDIYITVAAKEGLQLKDIVMVATHDWDLFGAKKVGLTTAYIKRKKEIYHPFYLQADLKSDDLNDLMEQIITMK; encoded by the coding sequence ATGAAAAAAGCAGTATTCTTTGATATGAACGAAACCTTATTAAATTTAAGTGTTCTTAAAACTGAATTTGATAAGCATTTCGATGACGTTTTTGTGCTTAAATATTGGTTTACAAAATTACTTCATAGTTCTACCGTAATGGGAACTATGGATACGTATAAAAATTTTGGAGAGTTGGCCGATGTGGCTTTAGAAAATTTGTTTTTCGAAACCAATACACATTTATCTTCCGAGGTTAAAACAGAAATTCTAGGAGCGTTTAAAAAGTTACCAGCTTATAATGATGTTATTCCCGCTGTAAAAAAACTTAGGGAACACAATATTCGGGTTATTGCAGTTTCTAATTCGTCTTTAGAGATGATAAAGGAACAATTAACAAATGCAGGTATTATTGAATATTTTGACTCGTATTATTCTGTAGACGATGTTAAGAAGTACAAACCTTTTAAGGATATCTATATCACTGTAGCAGCGAAAGAAGGTTTACAGCTTAAAGATATTGTGATGGTTGCTACTCACGATTGGGATTTATTTGGAGCTAAAAAAGTAGGATTAACAACGGCTTATATTAAAAGGAAGAAAGAAATTTATCATCCGTTTTATTTGCAAGCTGATTTAAAATCTGATGATTTAAATGATTTGATGGAACAAATCATCACGATGAAATAA